Proteins encoded by one window of Lycium barbarum isolate Lr01 chromosome 11, ASM1917538v2, whole genome shotgun sequence:
- the LOC132617230 gene encoding protein AGENET DOMAIN (AGD)-CONTAINING P1-like: MGFCRGDLVEVASKEDGFLGSYYEAIVVCQPLKKDYIVQYKTLLKDDYSGPLTEFVTLNELRPVPPEIPVSEFNLHDQVDAFDNDGWWVGKITGKIGATWFVYFETSEVECGYYIRDLRIHQDWIDGKWICSKEIVKCD; the protein is encoded by the coding sequence ATGGGGTTCTGCAGGGGCGATCTTGTTGAAGTAGCAAGCAAAGAAGATGGATTTCTAGGTTCTTATTATGAGGCAATTGTGGTGTGCCAACCTCTCAAGAAAGATTATATTGTGCAGTATAAAACCCTATTGAAAGATGACTACTCTGGTCCCTTGACAGAGTTTGTTACCCTCAATGAACTCCGGCCAGTGCCACCTGAGATTCCAGTGAGTGAGTTTAACTTGCATGATCAAGTTGATGCTTTTGACAATGATGGATGGTGGGTTGGCAAAATTACTGGTAAGATTGGAGCTACGtggtttgtatattttgaaaCTAGTGAGGTTGAATGTGGTTATTATATAAGAGATTTGAGAATTCATCAAGATTGGATTGATGGGAAATGGATTTGTTCAAAAGAGATTGTAAAGTGTGATTAA
- the LOC132617220 gene encoding phosphoenolpyruvate carboxylase, housekeeping isozyme-like: protein MSKKLEKMASIDAQLRLLAPAKVSEDDKLVEYDALLLDRFLDILQDLHGEDIRETVQECYELSAEYEGKHDPKKLEELGQMLTSLDAGDSIVVTKAFSNMLNLANLAEEVQIAYRRRSKLKKRDFSDEASAPTESDIEETLRKLVGQLNKSPLEVFDALKNQTVDLVLTAHPTQSVRRSLLQKHARIRDNLTQLYAKDITPDDKQELDEALQREIQAAFRTDEIRRTPPTPQDEMRAGMSYFHETIWKGVPKFLRRVDTALKNIGINERVPYNAPLIQFSSWMGGDRDGNPRVTPEVTRDVCLLARMMAAKLYFAQIEDLMFELSMWRCNDELRARAEELHRTSKRDAKHYIEFWKQIPSNEPYRVLLADVRDKLYNTRERARQLLANGFSDVPEESTFTNVEQFLEPLELCYRSLCACGDRPIADGSLLDFLRQVSTFGLSLVRLDIRQESDRHTDVLDAITKHLGIGSYKEWSEKQRQEWLLSELSGKRPLFGPDLPKTDEIADVLDTFNVIAELPSDNFGAYIISMATAPSDVLAVELLQRECHVKNPLRVVPLFEKLADLESAPAAVARLFSIDWYRNRINGKQEVMIGYSDSGKDAGRLSAAWQLYKAQEELVKVAKEFGVKLTMFHGRGGTVGRGGGPTHLAILSQPPDTVHGSLRVTVQGEVIEQSFGEEHLCFRTLQRFTAATLEHGMNPPVAPKPEWRALLDEMAVIATKDYRSLVFQDPRFVEYFRLATPELEYGRMNIGSRPAKRKPSGGIESLRAIPWIFAWTQTRFHLPVWLGFGAAFKHVIEKDIRNLQMLKDMYNGWAFFRVTLDLIEMVFAKGDPGIAALYDKLLVSEDLWPLGERLRSKYEETKGFLLQVAGHKDLLEGDPYLRQRLKLRDSYITTLNVCQAYTLKRIRDPSFNVNVGPHLDKDLMESNKPAAELVKLNPTSEYAPGLEDTLILTMKGIAAGMQNTG, encoded by the exons ATGAGTAAGAAACTTGAGAAAATGGCTTCAATTGATGCACAATTGAGGCTATTAGCACCAGCTAAagtgtctgaggatgataagctTGTGGAATATGATGCTTTGTTGCTTGACAGGTTTCTTGATATTTTGCAAGATTTGCATGGAGAGGATATTCGAGAAACG GTTCAAGAGTGTTATGAACTTTCCGCTGAATACGAAGGGAAGCATGACCCAAAGAAGTTGGAAGAGCTTGGGCAAATGCTTACCAGTTTAGATGCTGGAGATTCCATTGTAGTCACCAAAGCCTTTTCTAACATGCTTAACTTGGCAAACCTTGCCGAAGAGGTTCAGATAGCTTACAGACGAAGAAGTAAGCTAAAAAAGCGTGATTTTTCGGATGAGGCTTCTGCACCAACTGAATCAGACATTGAAGAGACCCTTAGGAAGCTCGTCGGACAGCTAAACAAATCACCCCTAGAAGTTTTTGATGCTTTGAAGAACCAGACTGTGGATTTGGTGCTCACAGCACATCCTACTCAGTCTGTTCGTAGGTCTTTGCTTCAAAAGCATGCAAG GATTCGTGATAATTTGACGCAGTTGTACGCTAAAGATATTACTCCTGATGATAAGCAGGAGCTAGACGAGGCTCTACAAAGAGAG ATACAAGCAGCCTTTCGCACAGATGAAATCAGGAGGACTCCACCAACTCCACAAGATGAGATGAGGGCAGGGATGAGTTACTTCCATGAGACAATATGGAAAGGGGTGCCGAAATTCCTACGCCGTGTTGACACTGCTTTGAAGAATATTGGAATAAATGAACGTGTTCCCTACAATGCCCCTCTCATTCAGTTTTCTTCTTGGATGGGTGGTGATCGAGATG GCAACCCTAGAGTAACCCCTGAAGTGACAAGAGATGTGTGCTTATTGGCTAGAATGATGGCTGCAAAACTGTATTTCGCTCAGATTGAGGATCTTATGTTTGAG CTTTCAATGTGGCGATGCAATGATGAGCTCCGTGCGCGTGCAGAAGAACTTCATAGGACATCCAAAAGAGACGCAAAACACTACATTG AATTTTGGAAGCAAATTCCATCGAATGAGCCCTACCGTGTTCTTCTTGCTGATGTGAGAGATAAGTTATATAATACACGGGAACGCGCTCGTCAGTTACTAGCCAATGGGTTCTCTGATGTTCCTGAGGAGTCAACATTCACAAATGTTGAACAG TTTCTGGAACCTCTGGAGCTGTGCTATAGATCTTTATGCGCTTGTGGTGACAGACCAATTGCAGATGGCAGCCTTCTTGATTTTCTAAGACAAGTTTCCACCTTTGGTCTCTCGCTTGTGAGACTTGATATCCGGCAAGAGTCAGATAGGCACACTGATGTTCTAGATGCTATAACAAAGCACCTGGGTATTGGATCCTATAAAGAATGGTCTGAGAAGCAGAGACAGGAATGGCTCTTGTCGGAACTAAGTGGAAAGCGTCCACTTTTTGGACCTGATCTCCCTAAAACTGATGAAATTGCTGATGTTTTGGATACCTTTAATGTCATTGCTGAACTTCCCTCCGATAACTTTGGTGCTTATATAATTTCAATGGCCACTGCTCCCTCTGATGTGCTTGCGGTTGAGCTTTTGCAGCGTGAGTGTCATGTAAAAAATCCATTGAGGGTTGTTCCATTGTTTGAAAAGCTTGCTGATCTTGAGTCTGCACCTGCTGCTGTTGCTCGGTTGTTCTCCATAGATTGGTACAGAAACCGTATCAATGGGAAACAAGAagtgatgattgggtattctgaTTCGGGTAAGGATGCTGGCCGACTATCTGCAGCTTGGCAATTGTACAAGGCTCAAGAGGAACTTGTAAAGGTGGCAAAAGAATTTGGAGTAAAGCTAACTATGTTTCATGGCCGAGGAGGGACTGTTGGACGGGGAGGGGGTCCCACCCACCTTGCTATATTATCACAACCCCCCGACACAGTCCATGGTTCACTTCGTGTGACTGTTCAAGGTGAAGTTATTGAACAATCATTTGGGGAGGAACACTTGTGCTTTAGAACTCTTCAGCGTTTCACAGCAGCTACACTTGAGCATGGAATGAACCCCCCTGTGGCTCCGAAGCCAGAGTGGCGCGCCCTATTGGATGAGATGGCTGTTATCGCTACGAAAGATTATCGGTCTTTAGTGTTCCAGGATCCACGATTTGTTGAATATTTCCGCCTT GCAACCCCAGAATTAGAATATGGTCGCATGAATATTGGAAGTCGCCCGGCAAAAAGGAAGCCAAGTGGTGGGATTGAGTCTCTTCGAGCAATTCCATGGATCTTTGCATGGACTCAGACGAGGTTTCATCTCCCAGTATGGCTTGGCTTTGGGGCCGCATTCAAGCATGTTATTGAGAAGGACATCAGAAATCTGCAAATGCTCAAGGATATGTACAATGGATGGGCATTCTTTAGAGTGACACTTGACTTGATTGAAATGGTCTTTGCTAAGGGTGACCCTGGCATTGCTGCATTGTATGATAAGCTTTTAGTATCCGAAGATCTCTGGCCACTTGGAGAACGCTTGAGATCCAAATATGAAGAAACAAAAGGCTTTCTCCTTCAG GTTGCTGGACACAAGGATCTTTTGGAAGGAGATCCATACTTGAGGCAAAGACTCAAACTTCGCGATTCTTACATTACGACCCTCAATGTTTGCCAAGCATACACATTGAAGCGAATTCGAGACCCCAGCTTCAACGTGAATGTGGGGCCGCATCTAGACAAGGATCTTATGGAATCAAACAAACCAGCTGCTGAATTAGTGAAACTGAATCCTACGAGTGAATATGCTCCTGGCCTGGAAGACACCCTTATCTTGACAATGAAAGGTATTGCTGCTGGGATGCAGAACACTGGTTAA
- the LOC132619438 gene encoding protein AGENET DOMAIN (AGD)-CONTAINING P1-like: MAPLVALKKQHSRIAYPKVIKSTTTTFKKQSQNSKDIGFFRKGDHVEVASKEDGFLDSYYEAIVISQPFKKDYIIQYKTLLKDDLSGPLKELVTLSELRPVPPRITANVFSLFDQVDAFDNDGWWVGIITGKIGTKYYVYFDTFGVECEYDESDLRAHQDWVDGQWISSKEQLVYNLEKYFLEKYNNVIV; the protein is encoded by the coding sequence ATGGCTCCACTCGTAGCATTAAAGAAACAACACTCAAGAATAGCGTATCCAAAAGTAATCAAATCAACTACTACAACATTCAAGAAACAATCACAAAACTCTAAAGATATAGGGTTCTTCCGTAAGGGCGATCATGTTGAAGTTGCTAGTAAAGAAGATGGATTTCTTGATTCTTATTATGAGGCAATTGTAATATCGCAACCATTCAAAAAAGACTATATCATACAGTATAAAACCCTATTAAAAGATGACCTTTCTGGTCCATTGAAAGAGTTGGTTACACTCTCTGAACTTCGTCCAGTGCCACCTAGGATTACGGCTAATGTGTTTAGCTTGTTTGATCAAGTTGATGCTTTTGACAATGATGGATGGTGGGTTGGCATAATAACTGGCAAGATTGGAACTAAGTATTATGTGTACTTTGATACCTTTGGGGTTGAATGTGAATATGATGAAAGTGACTTGAGAGCTCATCAAGATTGGGTTGATGGCCAATGGATTTCTTCGAAAGAGCAACTGGTGTATAATTTGGAGAAGTACTTTCTTGAAAAATACAACAATGTTATTGTTTAG
- the LOC132617556 gene encoding protein CONSERVED ONLY IN THE GREEN LINEAGE 160, chloroplastic-like — protein MAVLNYCYLSVTSTATPINQDSANNTTPLSIPTQNKVVKPVKLSSGDPPTTTTKLRKYWGEDVDPLTSDDYIWNKEFMGRMKKYIQDPQENAPSTPVKEKPSGFLSLNRVMSLDSLEVDLTKELTTPSEAVLEPEVENTRARFTTSQKWRPAPTRREQEKWGKAAKAATGGSDVMLRELKRPQGDPRVLAAQSREQYLKLKNKLQLLTVGIGGIGVVSAYISYSPEIALSYGAGFIGSLMYMRMLGNSVDSMQSDGPRALIKAAVGQPRLLVPVALVMIFNRWNGILVPEYGFMHLELIPILVGFFTYKIATFVQAIEEGVSIIGNKTQA, from the exons aTGGCAGTTCTAAACTACTGCTATCTCTCAGTAACCTCAACAGCCACACCCATAAATCAAGATTCTGCAAATAACACAACCCCATTATCAATTCCAACACAAAACAAGGTTGTTAAACCTGTAAAATTGTCAAGTGGGGACCCACCAACTACCACAACTAAGCTAAGGAAGTACTGGGGTGAGGATGTGGATCCTCTTACATCTGATGATTATATATGGAACAAAGAATTTATGGGTCGTATGAAAAAGTATATTCAAGACCCTCAAGAAAATGCACCTTCTACTCCTGTAAAG GAAAAGCCATCAGGATTTCTTAGCTTAAACAGAGTCATGAGTCTTGACAG TTTGGAAGTTGACTTGACCAAGGAGCTAACAACCCCTTCAGAAGCTGTTCTAGAACCAGAAGTCGAAAATACTCGA GCTCGTTTTACTACATCTCAAAAATGGCGGCCAGCACCAACACGACGCGAGCAGGAGAAGTGGGGTAAAGCTGCCAAGGCTGCAACTGGGGGCAGT GACGTGATGTTGAGGGAATTAAAACGCCCTCAAGGGGATCCAAGGGTTTTGGCTGCTCAGTCAAGGGAACAGTATCTTAAG TTAAAGAATAAATTGCAGCTTCTCACAGTTGGAATCGGTGGTATTGGTGTGGTTTCAGCTTATATCTCTTATTCTCCTGAAATAGCATTGAG TTACGGTGCAGGGTTTATTGGTTCGTTGATGTACATGCGTATGCTTGGAAACAGTGTGGATTCTATGCAGTCAGATGGACCCAGAGCACTTATCAA GGCAGCTGTTGGGCAGCCAAGGCTATTGGTTCCTGTTGCTTTGGTCATGATTTTTAACCGGTGGAATGG GATCCTTGTCCCAGAATATGGATTCATGCACCTCGAGTTGATACCAATACTGGTGGGATTTTTCACTTACAAGATTGCAACTTTTGTCCAAGCAATCGAGGAAGGTGTATCAATTATTGGAAATAAGACACAAGCTTAG
- the LOC132616541 gene encoding uncharacterized protein LOC132616541 isoform X3: MNFGRLKNVVAAAAIEGVAEARARIFGHVLNPTGQRSPHKVLRKKLIGEKVSQWYPHDIMKDDPLVMARQEQERLSKLEMLKRRGKGPPKKGQGKQAKKRNK, from the coding sequence ATGAACTTTGGGAGACTGAAGAATGTGGTAGCTGCTGCAGCCATTGAAGGTGTGGCCGAGGCAAGGGCCAGGATATTTGGTCATGTACTTAATCCAACTGGTCAGAGATCTCCTCACAAGGTTTTACGGAAGAAGCTGATTGGTGAAAAGGTGTCACAATGGTACCCACATGATATCATGAAAGACGATCCTCTTGTGATGGCACGTCAAGAGCAAGAGCGCTTAAGCAAGCTTGAAATGTTGAAACGTCGTGGTAAGGGACCACCTAAGAAGGGCCAGGGCAAGCAGGCTAAGAAACGCAACAAATAG